A part of Cystobacter ferrugineus genomic DNA contains:
- the nadB gene encoding L-aspartate oxidase: MPHRFDFLVLGSGVAGLSFALQAARHGTVAVLSKREPQESNTAYAQGGIASVLSPTDSFAAHIQDTLEAGADLNHLDAVEVTVREGPERIRELVELGADFNRRATGEFDLTREGGHSERRIVHAGDITGREVQRALLAACAEQPNITFFPNTAAIDLILERRHGPGAPGRCLGVYALMPSGKIERFLGKGTVLATGGAGKVYLYTSNPDVATGDGVAMAYRAGAEVANMEFYQFHPTCLFHPEAKSFLISEALRGEGGKLRLRGGAQFMDRYHRLGELAPRDVVARAIDAELKRTGDDCVYLDMTHLGRAFVSERFPNIYATCKAFNIDMAVQPIPVVPAAHYMCGGVVTDLHGRTTLPGLFAIGEVAHTGLHGANRLASNSLLEGLVFGHRAAAVCAEEARALSAPRVDPPEWDEGSAVASDESVVVAHNWDEIRRLMWNYVGIVRTDKRLMRARRRLELLREEIRDYYWRFKVTQDVIELRNICEVATLIVDCASRRKESRGLHFTLDYPERDDHRGKHDTVVRREP; the protein is encoded by the coding sequence ATGCCCCATCGGTTTGATTTTCTGGTCCTTGGCAGCGGCGTCGCGGGTCTTTCCTTCGCCCTCCAGGCCGCCCGGCACGGCACGGTGGCGGTGCTCAGCAAGCGCGAGCCGCAGGAGAGCAACACCGCCTATGCCCAGGGAGGCATCGCGAGTGTCCTGTCCCCCACGGACTCGTTCGCGGCGCACATCCAGGACACCCTGGAGGCCGGCGCGGACCTCAACCACCTGGACGCGGTGGAGGTGACGGTGCGCGAGGGGCCCGAGCGCATCCGCGAGCTGGTGGAGCTGGGGGCCGACTTCAACCGGCGGGCCACCGGCGAGTTCGACCTGACGCGCGAGGGAGGACACTCCGAGCGCAGAATCGTCCACGCGGGCGACATCACCGGACGCGAGGTGCAGCGCGCCCTGCTCGCGGCGTGTGCCGAGCAGCCCAACATCACCTTCTTCCCCAACACCGCGGCGATCGATCTCATCCTCGAGCGGCGGCACGGGCCGGGCGCGCCGGGACGCTGCCTGGGGGTGTACGCGCTCATGCCGTCGGGGAAGATCGAGCGCTTCCTCGGCAAGGGGACGGTGCTGGCCACGGGAGGCGCGGGCAAGGTGTACCTCTACACCTCCAATCCGGACGTGGCCACGGGGGATGGCGTGGCCATGGCGTACCGGGCGGGGGCCGAGGTGGCCAACATGGAGTTCTACCAGTTCCACCCCACGTGCCTCTTCCACCCCGAGGCCAAGAGCTTCCTCATCAGCGAGGCCCTGCGAGGCGAGGGCGGCAAGCTGCGGCTGCGCGGGGGCGCGCAGTTCATGGACCGCTACCACCGGCTGGGGGAGCTGGCGCCGCGCGACGTGGTGGCGCGCGCCATCGACGCCGAGCTCAAGCGCACGGGCGACGACTGCGTCTACCTGGACATGACGCACCTGGGCCGCGCCTTCGTCTCCGAGCGCTTCCCCAACATCTACGCCACGTGCAAGGCCTTCAACATCGACATGGCCGTGCAGCCCATCCCCGTGGTGCCCGCGGCCCACTACATGTGCGGCGGCGTGGTGACGGACCTGCATGGCCGCACCACCCTGCCCGGCCTGTTCGCCATCGGCGAGGTGGCCCACACGGGCCTGCATGGCGCCAACCGGCTCGCCTCCAACTCGCTGCTGGAGGGGCTCGTCTTCGGCCATCGCGCCGCGGCCGTCTGCGCCGAGGAGGCACGCGCCCTCTCCGCGCCACGCGTGGATCCTCCCGAGTGGGACGAGGGCAGCGCGGTGGCCTCGGACGAGAGCGTCGTCGTGGCCCACAACTGGGATGAGATCCGCCGCCTCATGTGGAACTACGTGGGCATCGTGCGCACGGACAAGCGCCTCATGCGCGCGCGCCGCCGGCTGGAGCTGCTGCGCGAGGAGATCCGCGACTACTACTGGCGCTTCAAGGTCACCCAGGACGTCATCGAGCTGCGCAACATCTGCGAGGTGGCCACGCTCATCGTGGACTGCGCCAGCCGGCGCAAGGAAAGCCGCGGCCTGCACTTCACCCTGGACTACCCGGAGCGCGACGATCATCGCGGCAAGCACGACACCGTGGTACGCCGCGAGCCGTGA
- a CDS encoding TIGR00730 family Rossman fold protein: MNIRSICVFCGSRMGARPEYLEAARALGTELGRRGLSLVYGGAGVGLMGAVADAVLAEGGQVVGVLPHLLQSREIAHKNLTELHLVDSMHTRKAMMAERADAFIAMPGGVGTFEELFEITTWAQLGLHHKPIGLLNVADFYGPLLALMRRAVEEGFIPEARAQPFVHDASPSALLESLLKAEQPLTPATPVLGPEQS, from the coding sequence ATGAACATTCGATCCATCTGCGTCTTCTGTGGCTCGCGCATGGGCGCGCGGCCGGAGTACCTCGAGGCCGCGCGGGCCCTGGGCACGGAGCTGGGCCGAAGAGGGCTCTCCCTCGTCTACGGCGGCGCGGGCGTGGGCCTCATGGGCGCCGTGGCGGACGCGGTGCTCGCCGAGGGCGGCCAGGTGGTGGGCGTGCTGCCCCACCTGCTCCAGTCCCGGGAGATCGCTCACAAGAACCTCACCGAGTTGCACCTGGTGGACTCCATGCACACGCGCAAGGCGATGATGGCCGAGCGCGCCGACGCGTTCATCGCCATGCCCGGCGGCGTGGGCACCTTCGAGGAGCTCTTCGAGATCACCACCTGGGCCCAGCTCGGCCTGCACCACAAGCCCATCGGCCTGCTGAACGTGGCGGACTTCTACGGGCCGCTGCTCGCCCTCATGCGGCGCGCGGTGGAGGAAGGCTTCATTCCGGAGGCCCGCGCCCAGCCCTTCGTCCATGACGCCTCGCCGAGCGCCCTGCTGGAGTCCCTCCTGAAGGCGGAGCAGCCGCTCACCCCGGCCACGCCCGTCCTCGGCCCCGAGCAGAGCTGA
- the pyrE gene encoding orotate phosphoribosyltransferase: MDASTRDRDRLLQLLTERSFERRKVVLSSGKESDFYIDCKRTALLAEGHYLIGRLLLDAVRREAPEAVAVGGLTLGADPLASAVSLTSYLAQTPLHAFIVRKEPKGHGTGQWIEGMKALASGAPVAILEDVVTTGASTLKAIERAQLEGLRVLGAFALVDRLEGGREAVEASGHKLHTLFTRRDFIP; encoded by the coding sequence ATGGACGCGTCCACGCGTGACAGGGACCGGCTGCTGCAACTGCTCACCGAGCGCTCCTTCGAGCGGCGCAAGGTGGTGCTCTCCTCGGGCAAGGAGTCGGACTTCTACATCGACTGCAAGCGCACGGCGCTGCTGGCCGAGGGGCACTACCTCATCGGCCGGCTGCTGCTGGACGCGGTGCGCCGCGAGGCCCCCGAGGCCGTGGCGGTGGGGGGACTGACGCTGGGGGCGGATCCCCTGGCCTCGGCCGTCAGCCTCACGAGCTACCTGGCCCAGACGCCGCTGCATGCCTTCATCGTCCGCAAGGAGCCCAAGGGCCACGGCACGGGCCAGTGGATCGAGGGCATGAAGGCGCTTGCTTCCGGCGCGCCCGTGGCCATCCTCGAGGACGTGGTCACCACGGGGGCTTCCACGCTCAAGGCCATCGAGCGCGCGCAGCTCGAAGGGCTGCGGGTGCTCGGCGCCTTCGCCCTGGTGGATCGGCTGGAGGGTGGACGCGAGGCGGTCGAGGCCAGCGGCCACAAGCTCCACACCCTGTTCACCCGCCGGGACTTCATCCCATGA
- a CDS encoding ParB/RepB/Spo0J family partition protein, whose translation MNAENRIDEVDAEPSTQAEVAPGVDAAEPSGASAEAVQEPTGAVSGGEQPHAGAAEAPPKVADESLESATLRRRGHVAPAHLPLERIDEDTTFQIRPVGDLSALATDLARLGQLFPVDVRFRPPDRFQIISGFRRVAALRFLKRDRVLARLHTDLSDEDALLLALASAIHAEPVSREQLEARRDELEAEGRLTPIARDMLDKALATDESLAPETVEEEVDADELAVEATQRLVDINQDLALLADVFADLDETRKQELITQLRYSADLVAWLEKL comes from the coding sequence ATGAACGCCGAGAACAGGATCGACGAGGTGGACGCGGAGCCGAGCACCCAGGCGGAGGTCGCGCCCGGAGTGGACGCGGCCGAGCCGTCCGGCGCCTCCGCCGAGGCCGTACAGGAGCCCACGGGCGCGGTGTCCGGGGGCGAGCAGCCCCATGCCGGGGCCGCGGAGGCGCCCCCGAAGGTCGCCGACGAGAGCCTCGAGTCCGCCACGCTGCGCCGTCGCGGTCACGTGGCTCCCGCCCACCTTCCACTGGAGCGGATCGACGAGGACACCACCTTCCAGATCCGCCCCGTGGGGGACTTGTCCGCGCTGGCCACGGATCTGGCGCGGCTGGGCCAGCTCTTCCCGGTGGACGTGCGCTTCCGGCCGCCGGATCGCTTTCAGATCATCTCCGGCTTCCGGCGCGTGGCGGCGCTGCGCTTCCTCAAGCGCGACCGCGTCCTCGCGCGCCTGCACACGGATCTGTCCGACGAGGACGCACTGCTGTTGGCGCTCGCCTCGGCCATCCATGCCGAGCCGGTGAGCCGCGAGCAGTTGGAGGCGCGCCGGGACGAGCTCGAGGCGGAGGGGCGGCTCACGCCCATCGCCCGGGACATGCTGGACAAGGCGCTGGCCACCGACGAGTCGCTGGCGCCGGAGACGGTGGAAGAGGAGGTCGACGCGGACGAGCTGGCCGTGGAGGCCACCCAGCGGCTGGTGGACATCAACCAGGACCTGGCGCTGCTGGCGGATGTGTTCGCCGACCTCGACGAGACGCGCAAGCAGGAGCTGATCACCCAGCTGCGCTACTCCGCGGATCTCGTGGCCTGGCTGGAGAAATTGTGA
- a CDS encoding bactofilin family protein, translating to MATTKELASGAIVNNTVVGPSILISGKLTGDEDLTVRGRVEGELTLSRTLIVEPTGVVKANVAVKNAIISGVVVGNINATESVELTREGRMVGDIHSPRVIIVDGASFRGRVDMGEVEPGRVPAERPSLPRPAAVRAPLRPGTTVARPALPGGRPTPPAAPSRPAAAPPARPAPPPAPASRPVPPPPPAARAAEPTRPEPPRPPPAAPLPPSVAEGARKKVIVKKKGR from the coding sequence TTGGCCACCACGAAGGAACTGGCCTCCGGGGCCATCGTCAACAACACCGTGGTGGGTCCCTCCATCCTCATCAGCGGCAAGCTGACGGGTGACGAGGACCTGACCGTCCGCGGCCGGGTGGAGGGGGAGCTGACCCTCAGCCGGACCCTCATCGTGGAGCCCACGGGCGTGGTGAAGGCGAACGTGGCGGTGAAGAACGCCATCATCAGCGGCGTGGTGGTGGGCAACATCAACGCCACCGAGAGCGTGGAGCTCACCCGCGAGGGCCGCATGGTGGGTGACATCCACTCGCCGCGCGTCATCATCGTGGACGGGGCGAGCTTCCGCGGCCGCGTGGACATGGGCGAGGTGGAGCCGGGCCGCGTGCCCGCCGAGCGTCCCTCCCTGCCGCGTCCGGCCGCCGTGCGCGCACCGCTGCGTCCGGGCACCACCGTGGCCCGTCCCGCCCTGCCGGGGGGTCGTCCCACGCCGCCCGCCGCGCCGTCGCGTCCCGCGGCCGCACCGCCTGCCCGGCCCGCGCCGCCACCGGCTCCGGCGTCCCGGCCCGTGCCGCCTCCGCCGCCCGCCGCTCGGGCCGCCGAGCCGACGCGTCCCGAGCCTCCCCGGCCGCCCCCCGCGGCTCCGCTTCCTCCCTCGGTGGCGGAGGGGGCTCGCAAGAAGGTCATCGTGAAGAAGAAGGGTCGTTGA
- a CDS encoding bactofilin family protein: MANTVIGSSIVIDGEISGDEDLVIQGTVKGKISLKESLYVEGSGVVEADIETQNVEIAGRVTGNIAASDKVELKTDCRVVGDIRAPRILIADGASFKGNVDMDIPKER; the protein is encoded by the coding sequence ATGGCGAATACGGTCATCGGTTCGAGCATTGTCATCGATGGGGAGATCTCCGGCGACGAGGACCTGGTCATCCAGGGTACCGTGAAGGGGAAGATTTCCCTCAAGGAGAGCCTCTACGTCGAGGGCAGCGGCGTGGTCGAGGCGGACATCGAGACGCAGAACGTGGAGATCGCGGGCCGGGTCACCGGCAACATCGCGGCCTCGGACAAGGTGGAGCTCAAGACGGACTGCCGCGTGGTGGGTGACATCCGGGCCCCGCGCATCCTCATCGCCGACGGAGCCTCCTTCAAGGGCAACGTCGACATGGACATCCCGAAGGAGCGCTGA
- the bacN gene encoding bactofilin BacN yields MAQGDQTGIIGKGIVIRGNLTGGGDLIIEGRVEGQIALKNHLTIEGTGKVQADIRAEELTINGEASGNIDASGRVAINASAKVAGDIKAPRVVIEDGAVFNGSIEMDVKLPDDI; encoded by the coding sequence ATGGCACAGGGCGATCAAACGGGCATCATCGGCAAGGGCATCGTCATCCGGGGCAATCTCACCGGGGGCGGCGATCTGATCATCGAGGGACGGGTGGAGGGGCAGATTGCCCTGAAGAATCACCTGACCATCGAGGGCACCGGCAAGGTGCAGGCGGATATCCGCGCTGAGGAATTGACCATCAATGGCGAGGCGAGTGGCAACATCGACGCCTCGGGGCGCGTGGCGATCAACGCGTCGGCGAAGGTGGCCGGAGACATCAAGGCCCCGCGCGTGGTCATCGAGGATGGAGCGGTGTTCAACGGCTCCATCGAGATGGACGTGAAGTTGCCGGACGACATCTAA
- a CDS encoding alpha/beta hydrolase, producing the protein MARFDEGFFTSRDGLRLYWRSDQPEQPRAHVAVVHGYGDHIGRYLPAIEALTGQGFAVHGFDYRGHGRADGRRGHCDAWPDYLDDLSAFWERVRGAAGGGKLFLLGHSHGALMSVHLWARGGLQGLSGMMLSSPFFKLAITPPPVKLLAAKVLARVLPWAPLPTELKLEQLSRDEAVQRAAGADPLYGRIVTPRWFIESAKAQARVLAIAPGLQVPLLLFSGAEDGVAKVETGRAFFDAVGSRDKVYKAYPGMRHEPLNELGREQVFRDICNWISERL; encoded by the coding sequence ATGGCGCGCTTCGACGAGGGATTCTTCACCAGCAGGGACGGGCTCCGGCTCTATTGGAGATCCGATCAGCCGGAGCAGCCGCGCGCCCACGTGGCCGTGGTGCATGGCTATGGGGATCACATCGGCCGCTACCTGCCGGCCATCGAGGCGCTCACGGGACAGGGCTTCGCCGTGCACGGCTTCGACTACCGTGGCCATGGCCGAGCGGACGGGCGCCGGGGCCATTGCGATGCGTGGCCGGACTACCTGGACGATCTGAGTGCCTTCTGGGAGCGGGTGCGTGGGGCGGCGGGCGGCGGGAAGCTCTTCCTGCTCGGGCACAGCCACGGGGCATTGATGTCCGTGCACCTGTGGGCGAGGGGCGGGCTGCAGGGGCTGAGCGGCATGATGTTGTCCTCGCCCTTCTTCAAGCTCGCCATCACTCCGCCCCCGGTGAAGCTGCTGGCGGCGAAGGTATTGGCGCGGGTGCTGCCGTGGGCGCCCCTGCCCACCGAGCTCAAGCTCGAGCAGCTCAGCCGGGACGAGGCCGTGCAGCGCGCGGCGGGCGCGGATCCGCTCTACGGACGGATCGTCACCCCGCGCTGGTTCATCGAGTCGGCGAAGGCCCAGGCACGGGTGCTGGCGATCGCGCCGGGCCTCCAGGTGCCGCTCTTGCTCTTCAGCGGAGCGGAGGACGGCGTGGCGAAGGTGGAGACCGGACGCGCTTTCTTCGATGCCGTGGGCTCGCGCGACAAGGTGTACAAGGCATATCCCGGGATGCGCCACGAGCCGCTCAATGAACTCGGGCGCGAGCAGGTCTTCCGGGATATCTGCAACTGGATCTCCGAACGTCTCTGA
- a CDS encoding tetratricopeptide repeat protein: protein MRIPRNAARAVPLLLLLGWGAVAAPVARRPKVDRSAMREATSPTSPAVGTASSASYAHALKARLLHLEGQYQGAADELRLALATDEANPYLLTRLGEELLLLGELDRAERELRRAVELQPRYYEARLMLARVLKEARKSRLAQQHLRRAIRLKPREPEAYLQLAQLHLEARANEKAVKAVEALAAALPGEVSGYRRLGLALAERGDPVRAERMLKRALARDPGDVEALITLARLNEKAGRLAAAEEYLARALERDPDNAAMLEGAGRLALRLGSSVRARAYFDRLLADTGDPELTVQVALLFLSARDNPSALEVLDAARGGRGASPRVSFYAGLVHERLRHFEQAAAAYAEVPDGSVLAADARARRALCLSQAGRHPEALALLAEAIEENPEDTGLRIQQARAVERGGDAERAVALLREALGRKRAPELLEAFASTLKRLGRLGEALAALREAISQAPEDAAPRYVLATVLLDMGDVPGALYSMRSVLRLEPDHAPAMNFIGYLLAQHGQDFAEAERLVRRALALRPDTGSFLDSLGWIHYQRGDYPNAVRTLARAAELEPEEPVILEHLGDAYQRVSRPEAAAEAWRRALEVLERMPEAADPADQRVLIERKLKLLSTGAAGR from the coding sequence GTGCGCATCCCGCGAAACGCTGCCCGCGCCGTGCCGTTGCTGCTCCTCCTCGGGTGGGGAGCGGTCGCGGCGCCCGTTGCCCGTCGGCCGAAGGTGGATCGCTCGGCCATGCGCGAGGCCACGTCCCCGACGTCCCCCGCGGTCGGCACCGCTTCGTCCGCCAGCTATGCGCATGCCTTGAAGGCGAGGCTGCTGCACCTGGAGGGCCAGTATCAGGGCGCGGCGGACGAGCTGCGGCTGGCGCTGGCCACCGACGAGGCCAACCCCTACCTGCTCACGCGGCTGGGTGAGGAACTGCTGCTCCTGGGAGAGTTGGATCGGGCCGAGCGGGAGTTGCGGCGCGCGGTGGAGCTCCAGCCCCGCTACTACGAGGCGCGGCTGATGCTGGCGCGCGTGCTGAAGGAGGCGCGCAAGTCCCGGCTCGCCCAGCAACACCTGCGCCGCGCCATCCGGCTCAAGCCCCGCGAACCGGAGGCCTACCTGCAACTGGCGCAGCTCCATCTGGAGGCACGGGCCAACGAGAAGGCGGTGAAGGCGGTCGAGGCGCTGGCGGCGGCGCTTCCTGGCGAGGTCTCCGGCTACCGGCGGCTCGGGCTGGCCCTGGCCGAGCGGGGAGATCCCGTGCGTGCCGAGCGGATGCTCAAGCGGGCGCTGGCGCGCGACCCGGGCGACGTGGAGGCGTTGATCACGCTCGCGCGGCTCAACGAGAAGGCCGGGCGCCTGGCGGCGGCGGAGGAGTATCTGGCGCGGGCGCTGGAGCGCGACCCGGACAACGCGGCGATGTTGGAGGGGGCGGGGCGGCTCGCCCTGCGGCTCGGCTCGTCGGTGCGGGCGCGGGCGTATTTCGATCGGCTGCTGGCGGACACGGGGGATCCGGAGCTCACCGTGCAGGTGGCGCTGCTGTTCCTGTCCGCGCGGGACAACCCCTCGGCGCTGGAGGTGCTGGACGCGGCGCGTGGGGGCCGGGGCGCGTCGCCGCGCGTGTCCTTCTACGCGGGCCTGGTGCACGAGCGGTTGCGTCACTTCGAGCAGGCGGCGGCCGCCTATGCCGAGGTGCCCGACGGCTCGGTGCTGGCGGCCGATGCGCGCGCGCGCCGGGCCCTCTGCCTGTCCCAGGCGGGACGGCACCCGGAGGCGCTGGCCCTGCTCGCGGAAGCCATCGAGGAGAATCCCGAGGACACCGGCCTGCGCATCCAGCAGGCCCGGGCCGTGGAGCGCGGTGGAGATGCGGAGCGCGCGGTGGCCCTGTTGCGCGAGGCGCTCGGGCGCAAGCGGGCGCCGGAACTGCTGGAGGCGTTCGCCTCGACCCTCAAGCGCCTGGGCCGCCTCGGTGAGGCGCTGGCCGCGCTGCGCGAGGCGATCTCCCAGGCGCCAGAGGACGCGGCGCCGCGCTACGTGCTCGCCACGGTGTTGCTGGACATGGGGGACGTGCCGGGCGCCCTGTATTCGATGCGCAGCGTGCTGCGGCTGGAGCCGGACCATGCGCCGGCCATGAACTTCATCGGCTATCTGCTCGCGCAACACGGCCAGGACTTCGCCGAGGCGGAGCGGCTGGTGCGGCGGGCGCTGGCGTTGCGTCCGGACACCGGCTCGTTCCTCGACTCACTGGGGTGGATCCACTACCAGCGCGGCGACTATCCGAACGCGGTGCGCACCCTGGCGCGCGCGGCGGAGCTGGAGCCCGAGGAGCCCGTCATCCTCGAGCACCTGGGGGATGCCTACCAGCGGGTGTCGCGTCCGGAGGCGGCGGCGGAGGCCTGGCGGCGGGCGTTGGAGGTGCTGGAGCGGATGCCGGAGGCCGCCGACCCCGCGGATCAACGCGTGCTCATCGAACGGAAGCTGAAGTTGCTATCCACTGGTGCGGCGGGTCGCTAA
- a CDS encoding ATP-binding protein codes for MGDSLRAELAGPRGRVLVIGARKTNEVLLAHLSHAGFQWVITEDLGELPLLAESSRPDAVLVSATGKKATEALEAIRQDARLRELRVLADLTRTRSEVLRKLPADDWVRNLEELTTRLDTALRERRLMARTRNRMERLLEITQVATSSLELEDILRLVVEKVGAVINADRCSVVLVEDSNSRTASVVATMEDPGLSLDVDLARYPELRRALETRQQVLVEEAQRDPLMAEVHPAMASLGVRSILVQPLVCQDELLGALFLRISHGTEGFNRDEQEFAQAVGAALANCIRNARLHTSLKKKRDELELAYVERYRELTDANRRLKDLNRLKDEIIAVCSHDLRAPLQVLLGHGRLLLEGELDEMQKQSAEAMIRQGRKILGLVESLLERGKGDVARLSIEPRVLDVSVLCRESVSELSILSQERGVALRAEAPERMMLIGDELKLHEVLQNLITNAIHHAKNAGQVVVRATRLVRPDGDVARIVVQDDGKGIPPEELPLVFDRYRSGAKAGGGTGLGLAICKEFVELHGGEIWAEAPPEGGAAFIFTLPLAHEVQRAVQNLPNKETTEQPRVLVVEDEPEIAAVLVEVLRSRYRVDVARDGAEGLARARSSKPDLVVMDVFLPKLDGLDAAVALKSSSDTAGIPVILLSAHQGVADKVRALNLGAVDYMSKPFNAMELLVRTERALKLRKEETELERAAPAVRRSGNDAVTGLYDRRGLLLRLDHEVGRGRRYSRPVSLAVLRPDRPVANESLVGVPQVIRARLRTQDILGHLGDGVLAVILPECNVEAARNAIGRLLPDVEKQTRMEYRSAVADVSHDSDPVERILERLGAPAPVPRL; via the coding sequence ATGGGGGATTCCTTGAGAGCGGAACTGGCGGGGCCTCGTGGCCGCGTCCTGGTGATTGGAGCACGAAAGACCAACGAGGTCCTGCTCGCGCATTTGTCGCACGCGGGCTTCCAGTGGGTCATCACCGAGGACCTGGGCGAGCTGCCGCTGTTGGCCGAGTCCTCCCGGCCGGATGCCGTGCTCGTGTCGGCCACGGGCAAGAAGGCCACCGAGGCGCTCGAGGCCATCCGCCAGGATGCCCGGCTGCGCGAGCTGCGGGTGCTGGCGGATCTCACCCGGACGCGCTCGGAGGTGCTGCGCAAGCTGCCCGCGGATGACTGGGTGCGCAACCTGGAGGAGCTCACCACGCGGCTGGACACGGCGCTGCGCGAGCGGCGGCTCATGGCGCGCACGCGCAACCGCATGGAGCGGCTGCTGGAGATCACCCAGGTGGCCACCAGCTCGCTGGAGCTGGAGGACATCCTGCGCCTGGTGGTGGAGAAGGTGGGCGCGGTCATCAACGCGGACCGCTGCTCGGTGGTGCTGGTGGAGGACAGCAACTCGCGCACCGCGAGCGTGGTGGCCACCATGGAGGACCCGGGCCTGTCGCTGGACGTGGACCTGGCGCGCTACCCCGAGCTGCGCCGGGCGCTGGAGACGCGGCAGCAGGTGTTGGTGGAGGAGGCCCAGAGAGATCCGCTCATGGCCGAGGTGCACCCCGCCATGGCGTCGCTCGGCGTGCGCTCCATCCTCGTGCAGCCGCTGGTGTGCCAGGACGAGCTGCTCGGGGCGCTCTTCCTGCGCATCTCCCACGGCACCGAGGGCTTCAACCGCGACGAACAGGAGTTCGCCCAGGCGGTGGGCGCGGCGCTCGCCAACTGCATCCGCAACGCGCGCCTGCACACCAGCCTCAAGAAGAAGCGCGACGAGCTGGAGCTCGCCTACGTGGAGCGCTACCGCGAGCTGACGGACGCCAACCGCCGCCTCAAGGACTTGAACCGGCTCAAGGACGAGATCATCGCGGTGTGCAGCCATGACCTGCGCGCCCCGCTGCAGGTGCTGCTGGGCCATGGGCGGCTGCTGCTCGAGGGGGAGCTGGACGAGATGCAGAAGCAGTCGGCCGAGGCGATGATCCGCCAGGGCCGGAAGATCCTCGGGCTGGTGGAGTCGCTGCTGGAGCGGGGCAAGGGAGACGTGGCGCGCCTGTCCATCGAGCCGCGCGTGCTGGACGTCTCGGTGCTCTGCCGCGAGAGCGTGAGCGAGCTGAGCATCCTCTCCCAGGAGCGCGGGGTCGCGCTGAGGGCCGAGGCGCCCGAGCGCATGATGCTCATCGGCGATGAGCTCAAGCTGCACGAGGTGTTGCAGAACCTCATCACCAACGCCATCCACCATGCCAAGAACGCGGGGCAGGTGGTGGTGCGCGCCACGCGGCTGGTGCGTCCGGACGGGGACGTGGCGCGCATCGTGGTCCAGGACGATGGCAAGGGCATTCCTCCCGAGGAGCTGCCGCTCGTCTTCGATCGCTACCGCAGCGGCGCCAAGGCGGGGGGTGGCACGGGGCTGGGACTGGCCATCTGCAAGGAGTTCGTGGAGCTGCACGGCGGGGAGATCTGGGCCGAGGCCCCGCCCGAGGGTGGCGCCGCGTTCATCTTCACGCTGCCGCTGGCGCACGAGGTCCAGCGCGCCGTGCAGAACCTGCCCAACAAGGAGACGACCGAGCAGCCGCGCGTCCTGGTGGTGGAGGACGAGCCGGAGATCGCCGCGGTGCTGGTGGAGGTGCTGCGCTCGCGCTACCGCGTGGACGTGGCGCGGGATGGCGCCGAGGGTCTGGCGCGCGCCCGCTCGTCCAAGCCGGATCTGGTGGTGATGGACGTCTTCCTGCCCAAGCTGGACGGGCTGGACGCGGCCGTGGCCCTCAAGTCCTCCTCGGACACCGCGGGCATTCCCGTCATCCTCCTGTCGGCCCATCAAGGCGTGGCCGACAAGGTGCGCGCGCTCAACCTCGGCGCGGTGGACTACATGAGCAAGCCCTTCAATGCGATGGAGCTGCTCGTGCGCACCGAGCGCGCCCTCAAGCTGCGCAAGGAGGAGACCGAGCTGGAGCGCGCCGCCCCGGCCGTGCGCCGCAGCGGCAATGATGCCGTCACCGGTCTCTATGATCGGCGCGGTCTGCTCCTGCGCCTGGATCACGAGGTGGGCCGGGGACGGCGCTACAGCCGGCCGGTGAGTCTCGCGGTGCTCCGTCCGGACCGTCCCGTCGCCAACGAGTCGCTGGTCGGTGTGCCCCAGGTGATACGCGCCCGGCTGCGCACCCAGGACATCCTCGGCCACCTGGGGGACGGGGTGCTCGCCGTCATCCTCCCGGAGTGCAATGTTGAAGCGGCACGCAATGCCATCGGCCGCCTGCTGCCCGATGTCGAGAAACAGACGCGGATGGAGTACCGCTCGGCGGTGGCGGACGTGAGCCACGACAGCGATCCGGTGGAGCGCATCCTGGAGCGGCTGGGGGCGCCGGCCCCGGTTCCCCGGTTGTAG